The Brachyspira hyodysenteriae ATCC 27164 genome includes a window with the following:
- the mgtE gene encoding magnesium transporter, producing the protein MLKELLQPEIEDLIEEKEWEALSDILPLWQEVETANLITSLKNDDKYKVFSILPKDYYYKVFPELAPVDQQRIIDNMQEADIKDLLENINPDDRTYFLASIPETMSESILKLLGSEEREIASWLLAYPEGSIGRLMTPEYISIKPDWTVSEAFEYVRSNIEESETYTTLYVTDARRTLIGSIALRKLFFTDKNTLISEITNNCPYISAYEDQENAIDIIKKYNLHSLAVVDDRHSMIGIVTVDDIMDIAEEEYTDDFHKMAGITSSEDQFDDNLKITPISTLYKQRILWLLILVFINIFSGGVIGIFQNTLQKHIVLVVFLPLLIGSGGNAGSQSATLVIRSLAIGDVVLKDWFYMLSKELLVASMLGLSMAVGAYLLGIIRGGLEIAAIVSISMFSIVFIGSVIGLCLPFILTKFNIDPAISGAPMLTSICDIVGTALYCSIATLAFIIFF; encoded by the coding sequence ATGCTGAAAGAGCTTTTACAGCCTGAGATTGAAGATTTGATAGAAGAAAAAGAATGGGAAGCATTAAGCGATATACTTCCTCTATGGCAGGAGGTAGAAACTGCTAATCTTATAACTTCATTAAAAAATGATGATAAATATAAAGTTTTTAGCATATTACCAAAAGATTATTATTATAAAGTATTTCCAGAACTTGCTCCTGTAGATCAGCAGAGAATCATAGATAATATGCAGGAAGCAGATATTAAAGACTTGCTAGAAAATATCAATCCTGATGACAGAACATATTTTTTAGCATCTATTCCTGAAACTATGTCCGAAAGTATATTAAAACTTTTGGGAAGTGAAGAAAGAGAAATAGCTTCATGGCTTTTAGCATATCCGGAAGGAAGTATAGGACGTTTAATGACTCCAGAATATATAAGCATTAAACCGGATTGGACTGTAAGCGAAGCATTTGAGTATGTTAGAAGTAATATAGAAGAATCAGAAACCTATACCACTTTATATGTTACAGATGCAAGAAGAACATTGATTGGCTCTATTGCTTTAAGAAAATTATTTTTTACTGATAAAAATACATTAATATCAGAAATAACTAATAATTGTCCTTATATATCAGCTTATGAAGATCAGGAGAATGCTATTGATATAATAAAAAAATATAATCTCCATTCTCTTGCCGTTGTTGATGATAGGCATTCTATGATAGGAATTGTTACAGTAGATGATATAATGGATATAGCAGAAGAAGAGTATACTGATGATTTTCACAAAATGGCAGGTATAACATCTAGTGAGGATCAGTTTGATGATAATTTAAAAATTACTCCAATATCTACTCTTTATAAGCAGAGGATATTATGGCTTTTAATATTGGTATTTATTAATATATTTTCAGGAGGTGTTATAGGAATATTTCAAAATACTCTTCAGAAGCATATAGTTTTGGTTGTTTTTTTGCCTTTGCTTATAGGAAGCGGAGGAAATGCAGGAAGCCAGTCAGCTACTCTTGTGATAAGATCTTTGGCTATTGGAGATGTTGTATTAAAAGATTGGTTTTATATGCTTTCAAAAGAGTTGTTGGTAGCATCTATGTTGGGTTTGAGTATGGCAGTTGGTGCTTATTTGTTAGGTATAATAAGGGGAGGATTAGAAATAGCGGCTATTGTGTCTATATCAATGTTTAGTATAGTTTTTATTGGAAGTGTTATAGGGCTTTGTCTGCCTTTTATACTTACAAAATTTAATATAGATCCTGCTATAAGCGGTGCACCAATGCTTACTTCTATATGTGATATAGTTGGAACAGCTTTGTACTGTTCTATAGCTACATTGGCTTTTATAATATTTTTTTGA